The stretch of DNA TCGTTATATGTAAGTTGCCTATTCTTAAAATTCGGATAAGTCGATTTTCTGACCGTTGATTCTTTTGTAAGAGTCATTCTACTTTTTCCCCTTGTGTTGTTTCATGGGTTCTTGGGCTGAATTTCAGACCTGCCCCTATTTGGGCCTTGAAGCGTGTTACTATTTTTTTCCCagttttttttcattttgttctttcatttttctttttagttGATTTTCTCTTTACGGTATTTTTGGGATGTTGGGTGAGTGTAAATGTATACCCACAGTTACAATACAATATTTATGTCAATTATGCTAGAGTGCAAAAATTACATTATTATATGCTTATTCTTTACATATTACGAAAGTGCAATTTCAGTGTAAAGATGTGTGcaattattttattttatttttcattttctaTTTTAAAGAGTAATACGAATATCACTAattaattctttctaaaaaaaTCAATTTTGATATTGTTTTAgttttctattttattttgtttttgctttAAGGGTAATAATAGTGTCACTAATTCATTCTTTCTTAGTTTGTTTTTTTGCAAAAAGTCCACTATATGCTTGTGCTTGCATAATTACAAAAAAtacaatttatgtattttttttacaatttgtgttttattttctttcttcttaaagggtaATACCGATGCCACTAATTTCTTCTTTCTTAGAAGACGTCGCTTTTTCGTTTTTATTTTGTGTAAATATATACGCAAGTACTATAGAATGTTCGTGTAAATTATAAATTACACTATTATATGCTTATTCTTTATATATTACAAAAtacataatttcaatgcaaagtGGTGTGCAattgttttttttattttcattCTTTTTTAAGGGTAATAACAATGGCACTAATTCTTTCTTTCTTATAAAAAATTATTATTTTAATCTTAACTTTTTTCGTTCTTCTTTAAGGTGATGTCATTCCCTGATCCATGCTTACATAGAAAAAAGCATTCTTTTTTGTCTTACGTATTTCTTATCTGAGATAAAATGACTTGTACAATTATTTCTTCTGTAAAAAAAGAGATGTGCTcttcttttttctatttttcttatTTCTTCTTTGAATTACCATGTGGTCATCTCCGCTGCGGAAACGACCAAATATATTTTGTGTATACCTATAATCCAAGTGATCTTTGTATCATTTTGTTGTCGAGTAACAAAAACTACTATGCGTACTATGTTTTATGCGTGAAAAAAAGATGGAGATTTCTGTAAACCAGGAGTCAAGATTTGTAATTTCCAGCTGCTGATTTTGCCTACCAAGCACGTGCCCCTTATCTTATCTTGCAACAGCAGCAGTGTTGCAAACCACGACAGCGACAACTTAAACAAGCTTTTGCAACGTCATCTCTCTTAGAAAAGAATCTGCAACAAGATCTATGTTGCAAAAAAGTTCTGCAACAAGAACTTTGTGGCAAAAAAATCTCGCAACATAATCTATGTTGTAAAAAAATCCGCAGCACAATCTCTGTTACAAATGTTTCTGCAATAAGGTGTCTGTTGCAAAGTAGAGGAAAATGTTCAACGCTAGATTAGGTCTAATCCAACGACTCGTGAGCCGGCGGATCTTTTATAAAAATGAATAGAGAAAGTATGTTTTATGCCCGGAAAAAAGGATGCAGATTTCTGTAAACCACAAGTCAAGATTTGTAATTTCCAGTTGCTGATTCATTATTAGTGCACGATCAGAAAAAAAGGATGGAGATCACTGGAGTTGTTGAAATATGGACACCGTATACTGCTATTTTAGTGGATATTTTTCAGAAAGCTTTCAGAATTGGTCAGGTCTCTTTTGGTCATTGTCCTCTGAATGCAAACAGAGCGGCACACAATTTAGCTAAGTTAACGTATGAATCAAAAGTAGCAATGTACTGGGACGATGATCCCCCTACTATTTTACTTCCAGACTTTGTCAACGATGTGACAGTCATGTGATGAAAGAAAGTGAGCCGAATGGCATTCCCTCAAAAAAAGAAAAGTAAAACCCAGCCACGTACAGACCCCTACACCGATTTGACCAGAGTCGCCGTATCTCCCTCGTATGCATCCTGATTAGCTGGATCAAGCATGATTGAATTATTGATTGAAGCTCTATAATCATCATGCTTTCAGAGATTTTTGTTGCCTGAAACTTCTTCAGTGTCACATATTCGCTACAGAGACAGTTGCCGGAAAGTTCAGAAAGACTTCGTCTCTGCTTTGTTGCCGCTGACAAATTTCAGAAACTGGAGAGTAGTACATCTCGAGTGATCTAGCGTCATACTAGATTACTAGTCTACTACACCTGTCCTACCTCGGTGATCTCGATGTCGTCCTCATCGTCCTCCCACACGCCGACGGCGGCGGTGAAGGCGGTGGCGCCGGCGACAACCACGACGGCGAAAACAAGCGGGACGACCACGTCGGGCACGGTCCGGCCGAAGAGGCCGGCGGGCACGCAGACGGCGTCCCACGGCGGGCCGTCGAGCGGCAGCCCGATGCTGCCGCCAGCGAAGCTGCCATCGGGGCATGCCCTGGTGAGTGGCGCTCCCGGCGCGACGCCCCAGACGTAGGCGAGCTCGGGCGCGAGAGCCGCCACGGCCACGGACATGGCGGCGACGGCGGACCACGTGGCCGCGTAGAGGAGCAGCGGGCGTGGGGCGAGGAGGCCGGCGAGTGAGGGGAAGTTGGACGCCATTGCTGGAACGTTGGTACTCTGTAGTCTGTCACAGAGGTTTCTTCGTCGTGGGGAGGGCCGCGCGAGCGAGATGTATATACATAGCAGAGCGGAGCAGGTGGCACTCTCCAATTGTCTGGGGTTTGTGTGTTTTGGGTGAAGGGGATTTGGCGGGAGCAGAGCAAGTTCGATATCTACTCCGCTCCCCACTTCAGCTGCTCCTATGGAGTTTCATGTTTACAGATGGAGGAACTGGAATGCATGCACAAGGATTACATTCTGCCTATGGATGCTCTTGCTTTTGCATGCCATGAGGCAGTTCTAACTTCCAACTCTAAAATTTTACTACTTATTAGACACTAGATTATATATTTTTTTGATTGAGAAAGTAAAGACAAAACTTCATTGAATTTTTAAAAGTTAATCGACATTTTTAAAAAAGAGCTCATCTATTTTGAAAAAAATGCTCATGAATTTCTAAAAAAGGTTCATCAATTTTCAAGAAAAAGTTCATAAATTTTAAAAGAATCCGTGCATTTAataacaaagaaaagaaaaaaatgaatagAAATGTCCAGAAAAAAACCCGGGAGTTTCATGTTTACAGATAGAGGAACTGGAATGCATGCACAAGGATTACATTCTGCCTATGGATGCTCTTGCTTTTGCATGCCCATGAGGCAGTTCTCACATTGACCTCTAAAATTGTACTTTTGTTTTTTGAGGGAATCTAAAATTTTACTGCTCTAGTTCTTAATTTTTTTACTACTCCGTACTTATTAGACAGTAGATTATAATTTTTTTGATTGAGAAAGTAAAGACAGTAGGTTTGCTGCCAAACAAAACCAGCACACACGAACATGCCAGATCCGGGCCTAGCAGCCCCGCATCTATGGCCAGCCCACCTCCACGGCCCTAGCCACACTGCACCTATATCGAATTTGTAAAAAGTTCATTAAATTTGTAAAAACAATTCAtcaaatttggaaaaagttcaatgAAAAATTAAAAAACTTAATCAATTAAAAAAACTTCATTGAATTTTTAAATGTTAATCAATATTTTTTAAAAAGTTCACATATTTGAAAAAAGCTCATctattttgaaaaaaatgttcatgaatttctAAAAGAAAGGTTCATCAATTTTTAAGAAAAATTTCATAAATCTTAAAGAATCCATGCAtttaagaaaaaagaaaaaggaaaaagaaaagaaaaaaaatgaatagAAACGTCCAGAAAGAAAACCCAGGACTGAAGAAAGAAAAGAAGGGAAAAAAAAGAAGTGTTCCCCAACGATTGAGATAGCCTAGTGGTTAGTGCGCTTCCCTTCGAACGAGATGTTGCGAATTAGAAGCCGGTTGCTTGCAAAATTAATCGTCAGTTACTCGAGGTGTATCCACAATCGACCTTGATTGTGTTTGGTCAATTAGTAGTATGTGCAAATTtatgaattcaaatttaaaatttgAGGAAAATGCTAGATGCTAAAAAATTTAAGTTCCCAAAATTAGAGGAGTAAAATTGGGGGAGGTTGAGATGCCTCTAATACCTTACGTTTCACACTTATGGTCTTTTTTTAAGAGAAACTTATTATAGCCGAGGACGGTGTTTTAGTGCAAGGGAGATGCTCTCTAGAATGAACATTTTTCTTTAAAAAACacacaaaaaaaatcaaaaccAAAGATGCACAAGTTTTCTAGGTGCTTACAAAAGTTCGTTGCGATTTGGCATATGAGGAGCTCTCGACAAAAAAATAGCGTTTTGAGAAAGGTTCAAAATCTTCGGTTTTGGAGCAACGATTTTGTTTTTTTATATCCCGACTCGTTCGATATGAAATCGCCATGAAATTTTGTATGTCCTTAGAAAACTTGTTCATATATGTATTTGATATGCAAAAGTtgagatttttattttatttttaccTTTTTTATTGTACTGTTCATTGGAAGCGTATGTGCTCGTGATCAACTATGGACCGATTATAGTCTGGCTTCTGTATTTCCTTTTTTTTTCGAGACAAAACCATCTGATCTTTATTACGTAATAAGAGTGCTTACATAATCAGAGGGTTCGAGAAGCCAAACATGCCTTA from Triticum urartu cultivar G1812 chromosome 3, Tu2.1, whole genome shotgun sequence encodes:
- the LOC125547877 gene encoding uncharacterized protein LOC125547877; its protein translation is MASNFPSLAGLLAPRPLLLYAATWSAVAAMSVAVAALAPELAYVWGVAPGAPLTRACPDGSFAGGSIGLPLDGPPWDAVCVPAGLFGRTVPDVVVPLVFAVVVVAGATAFTAAVGVWEDDEDDIEITEVGQV